The Arctopsyche grandis isolate Sample6627 chromosome 5, ASM5162203v2, whole genome shotgun sequence genome includes a window with the following:
- the LOC143911574 gene encoding 15-hydroxyprostaglandin dehydrogenase [NAD(+)]-like: MDLKGKVALVTGGAAGIGLSCCEELLKQGVKVAICDIDSDTGEQVADDLAAKHGKKNVLYCQCDVTDYLQYEESFQMTVKVFGGLDIVINNAGVMNDRFWELEVDVNLNGVIRGTLLAYRFMGRDRGAHGGIVVNVAGTACVRPQVSTPIYTATQYAIVGLTKSYGDPYHVGLTGVKTIALCPSMTETSLVKDIRKQLMSTEYEAAWQRDNANCKLQSPAHVGKSLVEVLSKAKSGSVWVVENGQPPREHH; this comes from the exons ATGGATTTAAAGGGAAAAGTAGCTCTCGTGACAGGGGGTGCGGCCGGAATTGGATTGAGTTGCTGTGAGGAACTTTTAAAACAAGGAGTCAAG GTGGCTATATGTGACATAGATTCAGACACCGGAGAACAAGTAGCTGACGACTTAGCTGCAAAACATGGAAAGAAGAATGTATTATATTGCCAGTGTGACGTCACAGATTACCTACAATATGAAG AGTCCTTTCAAATGACAGTCAAAGTCTTCGGCGGCTTAGACATCGTCATCAATAATGCAGGCGTAATGAACGATAGATTTTGGGAGTTAGAAGTTGATGTGAACCtg AATGGTGTGATTCGTGGCACTTTGCTCGCATACCGATTCATGGGCCGCGATCGAGGAGCTCACGGTGGTATCGTAGTCAACGTAGCTGGGACAGCTTGCGTTCGACCTCAAGTCTCAACTCCCATTTACACGGCAACTCAATATGCAATCGTCGGACTAACGAAGTCTTACGGT GATCCTTACCATGTCGGCTTAACCGGAGTGAAAACGATTGCTCTGTGTCCCTCAATGACTGAAACGAGTTTGGTAAAAGATATTCGAAAACAGCTCATGTCGACAGAGTACGAAGCGGCTTGGCAAAGAGACAACGCCAACTGTAAATTACAATC TCCGGCTCACGTAGGCAAATCGCTGGTGGAAGTGTTATCAAAAGCTAAGAGTGGAAGTGTTTGGGTTGTAGAAAATGGCCAGCCGCCGAGAGAACACCATTGA